The sequence GGGAATGTTGCCATATGACAAGGAAAAGGGCAAGAAGGCATTAAGTCTAGTGAAGGTCTATCTTGGCACGCCTCCAGCATACGAGAAGAGAACCAAGTATATCGTAAAAGGGGCATATTTCCACATGATCCCCGGCTCGCCCTATACTACCCTTGAGGATCTATGGAGGGGTATTGATCCTAAGACTTGGTCTGCCTGGCGCGAGTCATATGATAAACTTAAAAAGACTGAGGGCAATAAGGGTGAACAGAAATGAGTGAGGAAAGACAAGAGCAAACCATGGAGCAAGCAGCAATGCAAAGCGAGGTTCAGCAGCCGCAGGAATTGAGCCAAGTGCAAGTACCTAGAAAGATGCATTGGGGAGTAGCCCACATATATGCTAGTTACAATAATACAATAATCATAATCACTGACTTAACCGGGGCAGAGACAGTTGTTAGGGTTAGCGGTGGGCAAGTAGTAAAGACCGACAGGGATAAACCGAGCCCCTATGCAGCAATGCAGGCTGCATATAAGGCCGCACAAGTTGCCATTCAGCGCGGAGTTACGGCTGTCCATATACAGGTAAGGGCGCCGGGCGGTTATGGACCTAAAACGCCTGGTCCAGGAGCTGTTGCCGCCATTAGGGCGCTTGCTAGGGCTGGTTTAATGATAGGCAGGATAGAGGATACAACTCCAATACCGCACGATACAATAAGGCCGCCAGGCGGTAGGCGCGGCCGCAGAGTGTAATAAAATCCATTCCTTTACCTGCAAAGCATTTATAAATCCCCCAATCATACACATGGGGAAAGCCTCGCAAT is a genomic window of Thermocladium sp. ECH_B containing:
- a CDS encoding 30S ribosomal protein S11; translation: MQSEVQQPQELSQVQVPRKMHWGVAHIYASYNNTIIIITDLTGAETVVRVSGGQVVKTDRDKPSPYAAMQAAYKAAQVAIQRGVTAVHIQVRAPGGYGPKTPGPGAVAAIRALARAGLMIGRIEDTTPIPHDTIRPPGGRRGRRV